The genomic stretch TAATAAAAATGCTGCCGGGGGTCATTATGGAATACAGTTTTTGGAACAACTTCTGCTTTTCAGGATCATTCATGTGATGTATAGAAAGTGAAGAAATTACTAGATCGTATGGTTCACTGTAGTCGAATTCAGTGTAGTCACTTGCGATGTATGTAATGTTAGAATGGTTGCTGAATCTTGCTCTAGCAATCTCAAGCATACCATCGGAAAGATCAATTAGTGTTAGATTTGAGTTGGGGTATTTTTCAAGAATAAAACTAGACATGAGTCCTGTCCCTGCACCCAAATCTAAGACTGAGGGAGTATCATTTTCTAAAATTGCTAGTGCAGCAGCAATCCTATAAAGATCCTCAAAGCAAGGAATAAGTTTCTTTCTTTGTTCGTCGTATCTTTGGGATACCTTGTTAAATTGTGTTCTTATATCGATCCTGTCATTTTTCATCTACTCGCTCCTCCATTCTTCATACTATGTTATAGTGTAATTCAACCCACATCCAATATATGTAACTAATTAATCTAATAGACAGTACCTATAAAGACGTTCAGGTTCGTAAATACTGGAATCTTTGTTTGGATATAGGTACTGAAATATAGAAATAGGAGATGTACATATGAAACTTAAGGGGAATAGGGTTACTCTTTCAAGTGTTACAAATGAAGATCTTGATTTCTTATGTGAATTAGAATGCAATGAAGACGTTTGGCTTTATGAAGAGTTTGTGGAGAACGATCATAATATTATTAAATCAAAGTATCTAGAACAAATGAATTCAAATACTCACGTTGATTTTATCATGACAATAGAAGCAGACAACGAAATAAAGCGAAGTGGATTGGTTCAGGTTTGGAGTTATGTAGCTCATAGAAGCAGCTGGGAACTTGGTTTAGGCATCCTGCCAGAGTATCAAGGATATGCGTATGGATATGAAGCGGCTAAGCTCATGTTTGATTATGTATTTAAGGAACTAGAAGCTCGTAAAATAGTAGGTATGTGTAATAGTCTTAATCAAAAATCGATCAACCTCATGGAGAAATTAAAGATGACGAGAGAGGGTACATTCAAACAAGAATTAAAATGGAATGATGAGTGGCATGATCAGCATTTTTATTCAATTTTGGTTAGTGAATGGACTAACGTCATAAGAAATTAGCAGAAAACCGCTCCGAAAATATTCAGACATAACTGCTATGTGAACTTGAATATTGGGGTGGGAGAGTGGATATGGATATTGCATTGAAATACTCTGATAAGTTTAAAGCATTACTAAAACTACAGAATGAAGTTAAAGGCATACATCCATTGCTAAAAAATCATTTCCCAATTGCGATTGTTGAGAATAAGAAACTACACATCTTTGAATATAAAAATGCAGAATACGATTTATCTCATAATTAGCTTGAATCATGGAGGGAGAAATGAACCTTATAGCCGTTCTACTTTTTACGAGATGGGTTCAAAGTTGATTGAACTTATCGTTCAAGCTTCGCCTGATTCACTTTATAGAATTGAAGATCTCTATTACGCATTGGCAAATGATTTGTATTTTGGGCTAAATGAAGAGATGTAAGGAATTGTCTATGTATATCCTAATGTATCAATTCATACACCATTAGAATCAAATGTTTTAAACAGAAAAGTTTTAAAAAGAAAATCAATAATTATAATAGGGAGTTAGGGCATATGAAACTTACAATTAGGAAAAGAACAGAAGATGATATCAATCAGTTCATTACTTGGACTTATGATGGGATATATTCTTTTTATGATAACAATATCCAGCAAGAAAAGATTGATGGATTTAAACATAGTATCCATTCAGAAAGGGCATTTTCGGTATTTGATGATAAAGAAAATTTAATTGGGAACTGTGAGTTTTTTGATATAAGTGATGGTGGGGTAGAAATATTAGCAGTTGGAGTACAAATGAAACCTTCAATGACAGGACAAGGTTACGGTTCGATATTTATTAAAGCAGTTATTGAACAAGGAAGGGAATTATTAAAGTTTAATCATTTGGAATTGTGTGTAGTGGATTTTAATAAAAGGGCAATAAGAACATATGAAAAAGAAGGTTTTAGAAAGAAAGATGAATTTCTAAATGTAATCAGAGGCAATACGTACAATTTTATAATTATGGAAAAAGATTGGAATTAAAATTATCAAAAAAGGATTTCAGGGAATGAGATACTTTTATAATAGAGTCCGGAGTGAAAGCTATGCTTGGAGTAAAAGTAGAAAAAATCAATGATGATCTAATTATTAAGTGGCAATTATCTAAAATAGAAATCCCCAAATCTGAAATTGTAAACATATCGCATGATGATACTTATGGAGGAGAACAAAAGGATGCTATTAGAATCGGTACTCCATACGGCACCACCGATAGAATTATAATAAAGACTAATTCCCAAACTTATATTCTATTTACAACGAATGTAACCTCATTACATAAAAAAATCAGTACGATTATAAACTTATGAATCATACTATTCCTCGGTTGATTACCGGTGAAGAATAAATCATATAAAGGTAATGAAATAAAGTGCGATACAGTAACTTTAGGTTCCTGTCTTTGAGATAGGTACATGTTCACGTTATTTGCTCCAAGCTTATGCTTAATCTTTTAGGAGTATTTTCTGAGATGTGACATAAGTAGAATACATCCGATTAGATGAAGTATTAATAAAATTGGAGGTTAACGATGACTGATGTAACTATAAGAATGGACGAGATCAAACGAAAATTGAGGAAACTTAAGAAACTGGAACTAAAAATTCGCATGAACAGTAGCATTCAGCCTGAGAAAAAACTCATTTGGGACAATTATTTTGGACATCATGGAGCAAATAACTGTAGAGCAAAATACTCATTACTTATGTTGGCTTCGATGAACCGCGAAGAATATTTGAGCGTTATTAATGAATATCTTTCAATTGTTTATTACGAACTTTATAAAGAAAGCGGAATTATTTACGAAGAAGGAATGTATGACCCGGATATACTATCAAAGCTAGGTATACCAACAAATGCGGATGAGAACAGTATCAAAAAAAGATTTCGAGAGCTGGCAAAGAAATATCATCCTGATACGGGTGGGGATGCGTCTATGTTTATTGAACTTATGGATAATTATAAAAAGTTAATGGGAGGAAAATCATGAAATGTTTATGGGAATAACGTAAGATGACTTTAACGAATGTATTTACCTGTACATCGAAGACGAACAGAAGAAATATGTAGCAGCCAATATTTATTCAATTGCGGGTGCTTAACATTCACCTGCAAGTACTATTTTGAATGATATGATTGTAAAATATGCTAGCTCAACGAATGTAATGACTACTTATAACAATGAATTTACAATCTTTGTGAATACTAAATTAGTGGGAGGTAACAGGATGCAAAAAGAAATGAGTGCTATAAATCGAGAGCAATGGAATCATGAGCGATATCAAGCTTGGATAAATCGATTTGGTTCCATTGAGCAAGAAGCCAAAAGAATTATGGATGATCCAAAGAAGAGAATAAAGATTTTAGCTGATTATATTGGTGATGTCAGAGGAAAACGTGTACTAAATCTTCTCGGATCAAACGGGACAAAGGCAATATCGATTGCATTGATGGGCGCTAAAGAAGTAAAGGTTGTTGATATCTCACCAGAAAACGCAAGATTTGGAATGGACCTCGCAAGAGCTTGTAACGTTGAAATAAACTATATCGTTTCTGATGTAATGGATCTAAAAGTAGAGGAACTTGGTGAGTTTGACCTTATTTTTATTGAAATGGGAGTACTCCATTACATCTATAATATCGAAGAATTATTCAAGATAGTAAATAAATTGCTATGCAAGGGTGGTAGATTTGTACTTAGAGAATATCACCCAGTACTTTGGAAATTACTAAAAGAAGTAGACGGGCAATACATTGCTAGTGGTAATTATTTTGAACAAGATGTGGTCGGAGAAGAGATGAAGTTAAGGCGCTGGATACTTGGAGAAGTAATAACCTCGATCGTAAATGCGGGGTTGACAATCAAGGCTTTACATGAGGAATCGGGAGAAATACAGAGATGGATTTTTAAGGATCTACCAGAAGGCATAGAAGATAGAATCCCTGGAATCTATGCTGTAATTGCGACTAAAGAATAGTGGGTAATTCGAATGCGGTTCGTATAACAATGTGTTTTTGCTGTTTGAGACAATAAGTAGGTTAGCGTACTAATTGACACAAACACCAGCTAAGATAATGCTATTGAAATCGATGAATACATATCCAAACTATAAAAGGAAATGATGAAATGGATATATTGCTTGAAAGAGTTTCGGAAGATCAATTGATGTCATTAAAGAATTTGTTTGTACTTGCTGCATATGATCTAACTGAGTTTAATAACACTGACATCGGGGAAGATGGACTTTTCCAAGTTACATTTAATTTTATGGATTGGTATAGTGAGCCGAATTACCATATGTATTTTATCCGATCAGATCGATCATTGGCTGGATTCGTAATCGTGAAGAAGATACAAGAAGAAAAAATATATTATTTAAATCATTTCTTTATACTTCGAAAATACCGGGCGTTAAAGATCGGGCAGCAGGCTGCATTCAAGGCATTTGATTCATTCAAAGGACATTGGCGAGTGAGTGAATTTGATTGGAATGTACCGGCACAGATTTTCTGGAAGAAAGTTGTGAGTCGTTATACGAGTAATCAATTTATAGAAACAAGAAGAAAAGATAACAAGGGACCAGCCCAAGAATTTACTAACCAAGTGCGTTAGTAAATGTTATTTGAAGTTGAGTAAACAACTTATATAGCAGGGGTGACAAGAAGTATTGATTATGATGTTTAGAGACTCTTTTTAAGAGGAGATTACCGTAATCATCTTTACAAATCAAGTGACGTTGCGGCCGAAGCTGTCGAACCTTTAAGTTAGCGATATGAATACGTTATAGAAAATCAGCTAGAAGAAATAGAGAAGGAAAATCGAAAGATGCAAAGAATTATTACGAAGTAATACTTTTCTAAGATCTGACATTTTTCTGCACGCAAAATCAGGCGGATTGATCTACCGAATGATATGCTCCTTTTGAAAGGAGGGATTGGCGTGGATTGGCTCCAGCGTATGAACCATGCTATTGACTACATTGAAGAAAACTTAGAAAGCGATATTGATTATGATCAGATTGCAAAAATTGCTTTATGTTCGGTTTATCAATTTCAACGGATGTTTTCATTTGTACTTGAAGTTCCTTTAGCAGAATACATTAGGCGCCGAAGACTTACACTTGCTGCCTTAGATTTGCAAAACAGACAGAATAAAGTGACAGATGTAGCTTTGAAATATGGATACAAAACTCCAGAATCATTTTCTCGAGCATTTCAAAATATGCATAACTTGACTCCTACATCAGCGCGCAATACCGGTTGTCAGTTAAAAGCCTATCCTCGACTCTCCTTTCAACTTATATTAAAAGGAGCTGTTGGGATGCATTATCGGATTGAGAAACGAGACGCTTTTCAAGTTTATGGGTTAGAAGATATATACAACTATGATAATATTGCGAATCAACAAGGAGAATCGATCCCTGAAGTCTGGCAAAACATAAACAAGAATGGTGAGCTCGATCGATTACTCCAGACGGTACCTGGAGATTGGCAGCACGAAGGCAATTTCAACAAAGAACTTGGAGCTGTTTTTGCATTCGATTCTTATAAGTTCACAAGCAATACGACTTTTCCTTATCTTATCGGGTGTTATCGATCGGAGAATAGCAAAGTTGATGGATATACCATTGTTGATGTTCCAGCATCTACTTGGGTAGTATTTTCAACATTAAGTGATGAGAATGAGAGTGGAAGATATGATTTGAGTACTTTAAAAAACAAAATATTTTCGGAGTGGTTACAAACATCAAAACTCAACATTTTAGATGGTGGAAATTTCGAAATGTATTGTACTAACAAGGACGGTTATGAGTACTGTGAACTATGGTATCGAATTGAGAGCAACAGTGAATAAAATAAGAAACAAATAAATCGCTCAGTTAATAAGCAAACTTGTATAATTTAAGTTAAAACCTCCCAAAAGAAGCAGTTAGATTGAAAAGCTTTTATGGGAGGTTTATTTATAATTTGCTATACACGAATTCACACCGAGGGCTATTACCTTTGATTTTTAAAAAGGAAAGTAGAAGTGGAATCTGACCGCTAGGCCTGCGAGTTTAAGCAAGTGAAGGGGTGAAGACGACATGAAGAATCGTATACATATTTTTGGTGCATCTGGGTCAGGAACATCAACATTAGGACAAGAATTATCAAAGCGGCTTCCACATGTCAACTTTGATAGTGATGATTATCTTTGGATCGAGAAATTTACTGAACAAAGAAAACCACCGGAAAGATTACACTCACTAACTCAAGATCTATCTGAGTATAATCAGTGGATTTTATCAGGTGCGATATGTGGTTGGGGAAACGCCTTGAAATCAAATTTCGATTTAGTAATTTTTCTCTATGTGCCTAAAGAAATCAGACTTCAAAGACTAAGGGAAAGAGAAATACATAGATATGGTAAAGATGTCTTACCTGGAGGATGTATGTACGAACAATCAAAGACTTTCTTAGAGTGGGCTTCCTTATATGATGAGGCTGGGTTAGAGGTAAGAAGTAAGAAGCTGCATGAAAAGTGGATGTCAGATTTAACTTGCCCCGTTCTAAGGATAGAAGGTAATAACTCTATTAGTGAGAGAGTAAACCTTGTTTTAGAATATTTGAATAATAACAAATGAGCAGTGATCAAAATTTATATAAGAGGAGTCCATCGGGATGAATAAGCATAGTGTTTATGAAACAAACAGCTCCTATTGGGATACAAAAGGAAATGTTTTTTTAGGAGCAATTGTACTTCCTTTTTATGGAGCATTTATCTCAGAAGAAAAATGTCAACTTTTTGGCGATGTATCAGGAAAAAAGATGTTAGAGATAGGCTGTGGTAATGGTCATTCTATGCAATATCAGGTGGAACGTAAAGCATCTGAACTATGGGGGATGGATATATCAGAAAAACAAATTGAAAAAGCTGATCAACATTTAACGATGTGCGGTCTTTCAGCGAAATTAATCTGTTCTCCGATGGAAGAAGAATGTAACATACCAGTGGATTAT from Paenibacillus polygoni encodes the following:
- a CDS encoding AraC family transcriptional regulator, with amino-acid sequence MDWLQRMNHAIDYIEENLESDIDYDQIAKIALCSVYQFQRMFSFVLEVPLAEYIRRRRLTLAALDLQNRQNKVTDVALKYGYKTPESFSRAFQNMHNLTPTSARNTGCQLKAYPRLSFQLILKGAVGMHYRIEKRDAFQVYGLEDIYNYDNIANQQGESIPEVWQNINKNGELDRLLQTVPGDWQHEGNFNKELGAVFAFDSYKFTSNTTFPYLIGCYRSENSKVDGYTIVDVPASTWVVFSTLSDENESGRYDLSTLKNKIFSEWLQTSKLNILDGGNFEMYCTNKDGYEYCELWYRIESNSE
- a CDS encoding GNAT family N-acetyltransferase, with protein sequence MDILLERVSEDQLMSLKNLFVLAAYDLTEFNNTDIGEDGLFQVTFNFMDWYSEPNYHMYFIRSDRSLAGFVIVKKIQEEKIYYLNHFFILRKYRALKIGQQAAFKAFDSFKGHWRVSEFDWNVPAQIFWKKVVSRYTSNQFIETRRKDNKGPAQEFTNQVR
- a CDS encoding ATP-binding protein, whose protein sequence is MKNRIHIFGASGSGTSTLGQELSKRLPHVNFDSDDYLWIEKFTEQRKPPERLHSLTQDLSEYNQWILSGAICGWGNALKSNFDLVIFLYVPKEIRLQRLREREIHRYGKDVLPGGCMYEQSKTFLEWASLYDEAGLEVRSKKLHEKWMSDLTCPVLRIEGNNSISERVNLVLEYLNNNK
- a CDS encoding SunI/YnzG family protein, translating into MLGVKVEKINDDLIIKWQLSKIEIPKSEIVNISHDDTYGGEQKDAIRIGTPYGTTDRIIIKTNSQTYILFTTNVTSLHKKISTIINL
- a CDS encoding GNAT family N-acetyltransferase — its product is MKLKGNRVTLSSVTNEDLDFLCELECNEDVWLYEEFVENDHNIIKSKYLEQMNSNTHVDFIMTIEADNEIKRSGLVQVWSYVAHRSSWELGLGILPEYQGYAYGYEAAKLMFDYVFKELEARKIVGMCNSLNQKSINLMEKLKMTREGTFKQELKWNDEWHDQHFYSILVSEWTNVIRN
- a CDS encoding class I SAM-dependent methyltransferase, whose protein sequence is MQKEMSAINREQWNHERYQAWINRFGSIEQEAKRIMDDPKKRIKILADYIGDVRGKRVLNLLGSNGTKAISIALMGAKEVKVVDISPENARFGMDLARACNVEINYIVSDVMDLKVEELGEFDLIFIEMGVLHYIYNIEELFKIVNKLLCKGGRFVLREYHPVLWKLLKEVDGQYIASGNYFEQDVVGEEMKLRRWILGEVITSIVNAGLTIKALHEESGEIQRWIFKDLPEGIEDRIPGIYAVIATKE
- a CDS encoding GNAT family N-acetyltransferase, encoding MKLTIRKRTEDDINQFITWTYDGIYSFYDNNIQQEKIDGFKHSIHSERAFSVFDDKENLIGNCEFFDISDGGVEILAVGVQMKPSMTGQGYGSIFIKAVIEQGRELLKFNHLELCVVDFNKRAIRTYEKEGFRKKDEFLNVIRGNTYNFIIMEKDWN
- a CDS encoding class I SAM-dependent methyltransferase; amino-acid sequence: MKNDRIDIRTQFNKVSQRYDEQRKKLIPCFEDLYRIAAALAILENDTPSVLDLGAGTGLMSSFILEKYPNSNLTLIDLSDGMLEIARARFSNHSNITYIASDYTEFDYSEPYDLVISSLSIHHMNDPEKQKLFQKLYSIMTPGSIFINVDQVLGNTDYLESLYKSDWKKYIENSGLDQAEISSAIERTKLDRMSTLDHQLQWLTEAGFSDVDCVYKYYNFVVMFATKIEIYRGPNRPER
- a CDS encoding J domain-containing protein, which codes for MTDVTIRMDEIKRKLRKLKKLELKIRMNSSIQPEKKLIWDNYFGHHGANNCRAKYSLLMLASMNREEYLSVINEYLSIVYYELYKESGIIYEEGMYDPDILSKLGIPTNADENSIKKRFRELAKKYHPDTGGDASMFIELMDNYKKLMGGKS